Below is a genomic region from Planctomycetota bacterium.
TGGATGCGGCTGGCGCGTGTGGCGATAGTGGTTTCCGGCGTGCTGGTTCTCGCCGGGGCGATTGCCTTCTACAATCGCGGGGCCGATAAATACGACATCGAGTTCACGGGCGGCACGCAGGTGGAATTGGCCCTTCGCGTGCCCAAGGGACAAAGCGAGGTCGGAATCGAAGAGGTTCGGCGGCGCGTGACGGCGGCGCTGGGTCCCGGGGCGACCGTTCAGGAACTCCAGTACGAGCAGTCCGCGATTCGGCACGAGGAAGGGGCGGAAGCCTCTCCGCGGCTGAACCGCTTTCTGATCAGCGTGGCGACGAGCGCTGGGGCGGCGGCCAATGAGGCGTCGGTCAAGGCCTCGCTCTCGGATGCCTTTGCGGAGTTAAGGCCCGAATCTCGGACGGGCGAGGCGGAGGCAAGGGCTTCGGAGATTACCGAGGACCTGATTCGCGCGCGGCTACTGGAGACGAAGGCGACCGCGGCCGGCGTGACGCCGGGGCCCGAGAGTCCCCAGACGGCGGGCGTCCGCTTTATTCCGCCGGCGTACCGGCAGTACTTCGGGAAGATCCGGCTGGCGGTCACGCTGGCGCCGCCGAGGACGCTTCAGGAGGTCCGCAGGCGGATTGACGTCTTCCTGCGCGACCGGTACCCCAACCTCACGAACACGCTGTACCGCGTGGATGGGGTTCGAGCGGCCGAGAGAACTGGTGAGTACGATTCCTGCGAAGTGTGGATCGCGGAGGATTTCAAAGGGTCGCGCGGAAACATGCCGGCCCCGGCCTTCTGGACGGACGTGGTGCGGTCGTCGCTTGGGGCGGAGGAGGCCTTTGCCTCCACGACCAGTTTCGAGCCCACGATGGCCGCAGAGGCTTGGAACAAAGCCGTCATCGCCATCGTCTTCTCGCTGCTGGCGATCATCCTGTACATGTGGTTCCGGTTCGCCAAGGCGGGATATGGCGTGGCGGCTGTTGTCGCCCTCGTCCATGACGTCTTTATCACCTTGGGCGCGGTGGCGTGCACGGCGGCTGTGGCGGCGTGGTGGACGGGCAACCCGCTCCTCATCACCGACATGCGCATCAATCTGCCCATGGTCGGGGCGTTCCTGACCCTCATTGGCTACTCGGTGAACGACACCGTTGTCGTCTTCGACCGCATCCGCGAGAACCGGGGCAAGTTCGGCGAGTTGTCCGTGGACGTGGTGAACCGCAGCATCAACCAGACACTCTCGCGCACGATCTGGACCAGCGCCACCACGATCGTCACCGTGGCCGTGCTCTACGTCCTCGGCGGGACCGCCTCGACGGTCCACGGCTTCAGTTTCGTCCTGACGCTCGGCATCGTCATCGGGACGTACTCCTCGGTGGCCATTGCCTCGCCGCTCCTCGTCCTGCGGGGGTACTTGTTCCGGGTCTATGTGTGGGCGTTCCCGGTGCTGGGATTCCTCGTGCTGGGGTACTACGCGGTCGTGTGGCAGTCCTTCGGAACGTGGGTCGGCTGGGTGTTGGCCGGCGTCCAGATAGCCTGGATCGTGCTGGCCACGTGGGCCTTGTGGGCGTTCGCCTACGAGCGTCCCTGGGGTCTGAAGGAAAAGGCCCCCGGACTGGCCACGGCCCTGGCGGTGGTGGGGTTGCTGATGGTGCCCGCCATGGTGGTCTTCTGCCTCCTGATGCTCTTTGCGCCGGAGAGGACGGGCTGGGCGGGGCCCGCCGCCGTCAGGGCCTTGACGACGCTTCCCGCCTCGTACGCGCTTTACCGGTTGGTCTGGGGAACCGCGCGACAACAGCCACGGAAAAAGTGATGTCCTTCCCCCGGAATCACCGATAGACTCGGCGGGAGAAGGATAACCGCGGCTCTGGTTGAATCTCAGAGGTGACTGATGCGCCTTGTGACCAAGGCGATCCTGCTGCTTTCCCTCGTAGCCGTTGGCGTCGTCGTCCTCTGCCTCGCCGGCCGACGGGACGGTCTGCGAAGCGACCGCCAGACACGCCCGCGCGTCGAGACCTCGGACGGCGGCTCGCGCGTCCTTCAGGATCCCCTGGCGGCCTATGAGCGATGGCGCAACCGCCTGGCCCAGGAAAACCGCAACCCGGCCAACGGGCATCCTGAATCCGTCGGCCAGGGCGCGACCGGCCGGCCGCCGGCCCACGATCTCGAGTCCAGTGCCCAGGACGAAGGCACGGTCATCGCCCTCCAGACGCAGCATCCGGTTGTCGGCGCCGACCCGCCGGGACCGACCCTGAAGCCCGAAGGTGTGGAAGGCACGGTCGTCAATGCGCGCTGGCTGCCTCAAGATGAGGACGCCGGACGGGTTCACGTCATTCAGCCTGGGGATACCCTTTACGAGATCGCGCGCGAGCGCTACGGGGATACGTCGTACGCGCGGCTGATCGAGGCGGCCAATCCGGGCGTCAACGTCCTGGCCCTGAAGATCGGCGATCGCCTCGTCCTGCCCGAGAAACCGAAACCGCAAGAAGCCAAGGTCGCGCCGACGCCGTCGCAAACCAAGGTTTACGTCGTGCAGAAGAACGACACGCTCATCGGCATCGCCCGCCGTTTCTACGGCGATGCGGCGATGTACCGCAAGATCTACGAAGCGAACCGGGATGTCCTTCCCTCCCTCAACGCCACCCTCTACGTCGGACAGACGCTGCGCCTTCCGGAACCGCACTAACGCCCGCCGCCGTTCGAGCCGCGACCGGAAGGTCGCGGTCACGTTTCCAATCGCCGGCGTTCGACTTACGCCAACCGGCGATTGTGGATAACTTTTTAGAGGGAGTTTTGGGGGGTATTTTTGGGCGATTTTTGGGAACCCACCGGCCCTGGCGCTAGCGTCCGGGGGTTTTTTTCGGCGGACGGGGTGCTATTGGTAAGATGGGCTAGCGGTTTTTTGCCGTTTTTGACCCCCTTTTTGCACGTTTTTGACCGGTTTTTACCGGTTTTTGTGCCCTTTTTCGCACTTTTTCCATCCATGTCATGTGCATACCTTTATGTTAATAACTTTTTTTCGACGTGTTTGGCACGGGAATTGCGCGCCGGCCTTAACCGCAAAGGACGCCAAGGACGCAAAGGGAGGATTGGGGAACCCGGCTTCGTCCCGGCGCGCCGGGCCGACAGGCCGAAGGCCTGAGACAATCCAGCCTGGGGCGCCGCCCCAGGTGGCGGGGACGGGGGAAGGGGTCTGAGCCCTGTAGGGGCGAAACAACCTCGCGCTTTTGTTGCGCCCCTTCAGGGCTTGGTGATGAAAAAAGAATTATGCTTTGCTTGCTCTCGCGGACCCAGGCCGCTGGCCTGGGCTTTTTTGTTTCAGGCCTTCGGCCTGACCTCAAGCCTCAAGCCTCTCGCCCCGTCGAGCCGCCTGTGGCGACAAGCCTGCCGTTGAAGCGCGTCCCCGGAAATTCCCCTGAAAAAGTAGCATGTCCCCATTTTCCCCCATTTTCCCCGTGGTTGACGATGCAAAAAGTTCTCGCGCCCGTGGCTAGAGCACAGTCCGCCCCTACGGGGCTTAGGAAAAAGTTTTTGGGGGTCACGGGTTCCCCGGCCTTGCGGTCGGGGCTAGCCACCCGCTCCCCTTCCGGCTTCGCCCCCTCCCTTGCGGTCGGGGCTAGCCAACCGCTCTCCTTCCGGCTTCACCCCTCCCTTGCGGTCGGGGCTAGCCATCCGCTCCCCTTCGGGTCCGGAATCGGGCATTGTTTCCCCCGGGATCGCCCGCTATAATGCCGCGGACCTCCTTCGCAAGGCGCGAAAGGCGCCTCGGCGGCAAGGGGCCTTGGTTTGCCGGGTTAGCCAAAGGAGCGACACATGATGATTCGTTGCGAAGTGTTTCGTTTTTCCGCGCTGGCCTTGCTGGCGTGGCTGGCGGCGGCTCCGGCGATCGCCTCCGCGGAAGTCTATGAACTGCGGACCTACACGACCCAGGAAGGCCGGTTGGACGCCCTGAACGCGCGCTTCCGGGACCACACGGTGCGCCTGTTCCAGAAGCACGGCATGGAGTCGGTCGGCTACTGGGTGCCGACGGACGAGCCGAAGTCAAAGAACACGCTGATTTACGTGCTCAAACACAAGAGCCGCGAGGCCGCGAAGGCGTCGTGGCAGGCTTTTCTGGCGGACCCCGAGTGGAAGCGAGTGGCGGAGGAATCGGAAAAGGACGGGCGGATCCTGGCCAAGGCGCCGGAATCGGTGTTCCTGAACGCGACCGACTACTCGCCGGCGTATTCTCCCGACGAGAAAAGCGGCAACAAAAGCGCCGATGCCGTCTTCGAACTTCGGATTTACCGAACCAACGAAGGAAAACTCAAGAACCTGGACGCGCGTTTCCGGGACCACACGATTAGCCTCTTCAACCGGCACGGGATACGTTCGGTCGCCTACTGGCACCCGGCGGACGAGCCGGATTCGAAGGACACGCTGATTTACCTTCTGCGGCACGAAAGCCGCGAAGCCGCCAAGGCGTCCTGGCAGGCCTTTGTCGGGGACCCCGAGTGGAAGCAGGTCGCCCAGGAATCGGAAAAGGAGGGGCGGATCCTGCGGGAAAGGCCGGAGGCGATCTACCTGAAGGCGACGGATTACTCGGCGATGCAGTGACCGGCCGCCGATTCCGGCGACAGGCGACCGCTCTATCTGCCTTCGGACCCACGCGACCGGGACGAGAAGGGGCGAAGCGATGAGTGTGCCAACCCTTCCCTCGCGTGACTTCCGGTGCAAGCCCGACTTCGACGAGTGCATGGCGCGGATTTATGCCTGGTACGAGCAACGGGTCCTCGACCGGCCGCCGGTGCGGTTCCACCACCACAACGTCGAATACGAACGGCGCCGCACGGTGGACGGCCCGTGGAAGACGCCGGAGGAGCGCTGGCTCGACGTGGAGTTCCAGGTCAAGGCCTTCGTCGCATCCCTGGGCGGAACCCAATTCCTGGGCGAGACGTTTCCCGTCTTCTGGCCGAACCTCAGCGCCGTGGTGTACAACCTGTTCCTGGGCCAGGAGGCCGTGTTCGACGACGTCACGGCCTGGACGCACCCTTGCGTGGACGACCTGGAGCATCTGCCCGACCTTCGGGTCCAATGGGAAAACAAGTATTTCCTCGCGGTGGAGGCCCTGACGCGCCGGGCGCTGGAAGCGGCCGAAGGAGAGTTCATGGTTGGATATACCGATATGTATGCCGGCATCGACTGCACGATGGGCCTGCGCGGCATGGAGCGAATGTGCCTCGACCTGATGACACAACCCGAGCGGATCCAACGGCTGATAGACGCGGCGTTCGCCGAATATCCCCAGGTGTATCGCCACTTCGACGCGGCGCTCAAGGCCCACGGGCAGCTGTCGGTGACCTGGATGAACCTGCCCAGTTTTGAAACCTTCAACGTGCTGGCCTGCGATTTTGCGACGAACATTTCGGCGGAGCACTTCGAGGAGTTCTGCCTGCCCGTCCTTCGCCGGGAGGCGGAGTTGTTCCGGCACAACGTGTTTCACATGGACGGCCCCGGCGTGGCGAGGCACGTGGACGCGATTCTGACGCTGCCGAACCTGGCGGCCGTGCAATGGGCGCAAGGATACGGCCGGGACAAGCCGATCCTGCAGTGGGTGCCGCTGATTGAGAAGATCCGGCAGGCCGGCAAGAGCGTCATCGTCGACCTGGAACCGGAGGAAATCGAGAAATTCATGGCCAAGGTGGACCCCGCGGGTATCATGCTCTGGGTGCCCGCCGAGCCGAAAGATCAGCAGGACGTCCTCGAAAAGGTAAGGACGTGGTAGTCGCATGAAAGACGCCATCCCCGCGCTGTTGACCGTAAGAGGCATCAGCAAAACGTTCCCCGGCGTGAAGGCGCTCGACCGGGTGGATTTCGACCTGAAGCCGGGCGAAGTGCACGCGCTGGTCGGCGAGAATGGGGCGGGCAAGAGCACCTTGATGCTAATCCTCGCCGGCGCCTGCGAGAGGGATGAAGGGGTCGTCTGCGTCGAGGGCGTGGAGCAGGAACTGGAGAGCCGGCGTGCGGCGGAAAAGGCGGGGATCCGCATCGTCTTCCAGGAGAGCAGCCTCCTTCCGAACGTCACGGTGTGCGAGAACCTTTTCAGCGGGGAACCGCCGCTGGGGACGCTGGGCCAGGTCAGTTGGAAGCGCATGGACCAGGAGGGAGCCGCTCTCCTGAAAGCGCTCCACATCGATGTGGACCTCCACGTCCGCGCCGGCTCGCTGTCCACCACCACGCAGAAGCGGATCGAAATCGCCCGCGCCCTCGCCAAAGACTTCAAGATACTCATACTGGACGAACCCACGGCTGCGATTACCGTTGAGGAAACCGAGCAGCTCTTCGGGGTGATCGCGAAGTTGAGAGAGCAAGGCAAGAGCATCATCTACATATCCCATCGCATCAAGGAGATCAAGGAGATTTCCGACCGGGTGACGATCCTGAAGGACGGCGCGTTGGTCGGCACCTACGAGGTCGGCGATGTCACGGAGAGAGATATCTGCGAACGCATGGTGGGACGCGAACTCATCGACTTCCACTATAGGAGCCAGGCCAAAGAGAAGGTGGTCCTGGAAGTGAACGGTCTATCGGGAACGCATTTTCGGGATATCTCCTTTGCCCTCCGCGAAGGGGAGTTCCTCGCCCTTGCCGGGTTGACGGGGGCCGGACGCACGGAGTTGGCGCTCTCCCTTTTCGGCGCGCTTCCGATAGACGGCGGCACCGTGGCCATCGACGGGCGGACACGCAGGATTCGATCGCCGTGGGAAGCCATGAAAGCCGGCATCGGCTACGTGACCGAGGACAGGAAGAAGTTGGGGCTCTTCCTGGAAATGGGCATCGCCGAGAACATGGAGTCCAACAACATCGACAGCCTGACGCCCGGCCCTTTGTCTTCGAGAAGGCGCATCGAGAGGATGGCGCTTCGGAACGTGGAGAACTTCAACATCCGGTGTTCGGGCATCGACCAGAAGGTCCAGACGTTGAGCGGCGGCAACCAGCAGAAGGTCTGTCTCTCTCGCTGGATCTCGTACAGGCCCCGGATCCTCATCGTCGATGAGCCGACCAAAGGCGTCGACGTGGGGGCCAAGGAGGAGATATACACCCTGCTGAATCGGTTGACCCGGGAGGGGATCTCCATCATCATGATCAGCTCCGATATGCTCGAGACCCTCTCCCTGGGCGACCGCATCCTGGTCATGCACGAAGGAAGCATGATGCGGATCGTGGACCGGGACGGCATCGGCGAGGAAGATATCGTGGCATGGGCATCGGGCCTGGACCGTGACGGGGCGGCATCGTGAGCGACGCGGGGAGTTCCATCGCCGGCAGGAAGTCGCCGGATTGGCGACGGTTCACCCGAACTCTCGCAGGATCAAGGAGTCTCCATCTTTTAGTGATCACCGCAGCCATCTCGCTCGTTGCGACCCTGACCCTCGGCACGCGATTCGCCAATGCCAGCAACGCCAAGGCCGTGCTGATAAGTTTCGTCTCCACCGGCTTCATTTCACTTGGAATGATGATGCTTCTGATAAGCGGCGTCTTCGATCTTTCGGTCGGCTCGGTCTACGCCATCGGCATGATCATGGTGGCCTTCTTCATCAAGACTCTCAACCTTCCGTGGCCGCTTGCCATCGCGGCCTCCCTTGCCACGTGCGCTGTCTGCGGCGCGATGAACGGGTTCCTGGTGACAAAAATGCGGATCAACCCTTTGATCGCCACCCTGGGCACGATGGGGATTCTCAGGGGACTGGCGATCATCGTCGGGGGCGTTGGAGTCAGCGGTTTGCCGCTATCCTTCAAGATGCTCGGACAGTCCGACTTCCTGGGACTTCGGCTTCCGATATGGTTCTTCGTTGTCACGGCAATCGCGTTTGTCTTGATGTTCCGGTACCTGAAGTTCTTTCGCAAGTTCTACTTTGTCGGCGGGAACAAGGAAGCGGCCAGGTTATGCGGAATCGACGTGGACAGGGTTTGGTTCAGCGGATTTGTGATCATGAGCCTGCTTGCCGGACTTGCCGGAATCCTCCACTGCGCCCGTCTGGGCTCGTCGACCGGGCAGGCGGGGATGGGAATGGAGATGCAGGTCATCGCGGGAGTCGTCATCGGCGGGGCGAGCATCAAGGGCGGCAAGGGAACGATCCTGGGCGGTGTGGTGGGCGCCCTTTTCATGGCGCTGGTCTTTAACATCATGGTCATCGGCGGGGTCTCGGCATACTGGCAGAGGATCGTGGAAGGAGCGATCCTGATTCTCGCCGTCTACACCGACGTGGTGATGGGAGAGGGCTACTTCCGGAAGATCTTCAGAAGGAAAACGCCCTCGGCGCCGCCCGGTTAGTACAACAGTGCCACTTGACCCGTTTGCGCGGTGGGTCTCCGCACCCACCGCGCAAGAAATAACTTTCTTGGCCCGTGGCGCGGCGGGTGCGGAGACCCGCCGCGCAAAGTGGCGCTGTAGTGTCAGGTCAACGCGGTGAACGAAAGGAGAGGAATGAGATGAACAGATGCCTTTCCGTTTCGGTGTTTCTGCTGGCGTCCGGTCTCCTGCTGTGTACGGGGTGCGACACGGAAAAGACGGCCGAAACCGCTGGGGCCGCGGCGGATCATAGCGATGAACTCTACATCATGGCCACCATGTACTCGGCCCATCCGGTGCTCAAGCCGGACCTGTACTACTTTAAGCGAAAAGGCGAGGCGCTCGGCGTTAAGACCCTGATGGTGGGTCCTCCCGACAACAACCTGGAGCTCTATATTGAAGCGCTCGAACAGGCCATTGCCCAAAAGCCTGCCGGTCTTGCCATCAACGGGCTCGACCCGGCGATCGTTGACCTGATTGACAGGGCCATGGACCAGGGCATTCCTGTGGTCCTCTGGGATGCCGACCTTCCGACGAGTAAGAGGATCACCTATATTGGCACCAACTGGCCGCAGTTGGGCGTCCGCCTCGCGGATGCGATGGCTCCCCTGGTCAACCGGAAGGGGAAAGTGGGACGCCTGGGAAATATCTCCCAGCCCCATATCACGGCGGCCATGGAGATGTTCAAGACGCACATGGCGAAGATCGCCCCCGACGTGGAAGTGCTCGATGTTGCGGACGACAAGGGCATGATCGATGCGGCGGAAGCGTCGGCAAACGCCCTTATCCAGAAGCATCCGGACATCGTGGGGATTGCCGGTTTTGACGGCAGTTCGGGCGGAGGAATCTGTCCGGCCGTCAAGAGCGTGGGCAAGGCGGGCGTTATCAAGGTGGTCATCAACGACCTGACCCCGACCCACATCGAGTTCTTGAAAGACGGCAGCGCGCAGTACGTCTCGGGACAGAAGAGGAATATATTCGGCCCTCTCGCTCTCCAGGTTCTGTTCGACATCAACCATCAGGGCTATGCCTTTACTTCCAGCATCGCGAACGACGCCGCCCTCGGCATCTACCAGGCTCCCGACAAGATCGACACCGGGTTCATTGATGTGACGCCGGAGTCGGTGGTGGAGTTTGAGAAAGCGCAGCAAGAACTCTTGAAACGCGCACCTGGGTGAGGAGGTGCATGCGACGATGGTGCGATGCATTCAACGCGCGCGGGACTTTGCAGCCGAGGGAGGGGAGTCCGTAGGGAGGCAGAGGCGGCGACAGATTCACGGTTGGTTCACTTCCGGGGCATCAAGGGGAATAAAGCGGCCTTTGCGGCGAACTCAGGACGGTATCATTTTGTATCGCGGATGAGTCGTGTGATGAGAACGCATTAGGAGAGATTCTAAAGTCAGCAAAGCATATCGACATACGCCGTTTTCTTGTGAAAAAACATTCTCCCTTGTCCTGGTCTCTGTGTTGGTTGCGGCCGTTAACGGACAGGTCGGGCTATGGCGGGCAGGTTGCGGAGTGCAAGAGGCAAGGCAGAATGCAGAAGGCAGAAAGCAGAACAGAGAACCCGGAAACCGGAGCCCGGAAAGCGGAAAGAGAAGCAAGGCATCGAGGCGAGACCCGTTCGACTCCGTTTCGGCGCGCCGGGAATCGGGATGACAGATCGCACAGAGCGGCGTGGGCTTGAGGTGGGGGGAACGATTGCGGATTTCGGCCCGCCTCTGCCCCTGCTTCGCCAAGGCTACGCAGGGCTACGGCGGGTAAAATTGCGGCCCGCCTCCGGCCCTTCGACAGACTCAGGGCTACGGCGGGTAAAATTGCGGCCCTCCTCCGCCCGCCGGGGCGGGGCTTCCGCCTTCGCCGAGGCTACGGCGGACAAGAAGGCGGGTCTCCGCTGCGCTTCGACAGGCGGGGCGCCGGGTGAGAGAACCCGGAATTTTCTGCAATTCGCACGGGGTTCTGCTCGTTAAGCCTATAGCATCTCTGGCGTTTTCGGAAGGGTGTCTGTGCAAACACGAGGAAGGGGAAAGGCCATGAAAGCGGCAGCGATTATTTTCATCGCGGTTCTGGCGTTGGCGGCAGGGTTTGCCGCGGCGGAGGATCCGTTCGAGGCAGCCGGCAAGAACACGGCCGGCGTTGTTGCGGCGGACGACCGCGCCAAACTGGCCGAGGTCGAGGCCCTGTTTGCGGCCGGAAAGTTCGACGAGGTCGCGGAGCCCGCCCGTGTGCTCCTGCGAACCGCCAAGGATGAAACGGTGAAGACCGGGGCCGCGCGCCTGATTGCCGAGTCGCTCCGCAAGAAGGGCGACTGGAAGGTGGCGGCCGGGGCCTACACGAAGTTGGCCGAACGTTACGAAAAGGGGTCGGACGACCAGGTCAAGGCCGCCGCCACCGGCGAGGTTCTCCTGGCCTCTCCGACGGGCGTCTATCCGCCGCTGGAAGCGGCTGCCGCAAACGCCGAGGCCGCCGCAGGAACGGTTGCCCCGGCCCCGTCCACCGGCCAGCCCGCAGCCGCCAACCTGGCCGATGATGCCTACCTGGCCCGGGCCCTGGCGTGCCTGGCCCCCATCCGGGCTGAGAAACTCAAGGCCCGCGTGGCCACCATCAGGAAGGCCCGCACGCCGCAAGAGGCCCAGGCGGCCTTTGCGGCCCTGGCCGAGGAGTTGCGCCAGGCCAGGGTCCTCTCGAACAGCCTTTCGGCCGATCCGGAGAAGGCCGTGGCCGGCGCCGCGGGCAAGCAACTGGCGGACCTCGGCCAGCAGATTTTGACGGCGCTGAACGCGAAACTGGCGGGGTTCCAGGCGGCCATCAAGAGGAACGCCCTGACTCTCAGCCAGCGAAAGAACATGGAGAGTTGCCAGGCCCTCTGCACGGACCTGGCGAAGACCGAGGGCAGTTTTCAGGCCACGGCGGGGAAGTTGAACGGCCTGAGCGGTTCGGCGGATGCCGCCAAACTGTCCGGTGAGAGCGCTCAGCGCCAGGCGGAATACACGGAACTCGCCCAGGCCTTCGTTCCGCCCCCGGTGGAGAACCGCGACTACCAGGGCGGCGGTTGGGGCGGCGGTTGGGGTGGCGGTTGGGGCGGCGGTAGGACCGGCGGAGGCGGAGGACGGCGCGGGGGGTGACACGCTCGCCGGTACGATTGTCCTTGCAGGGGCGGCCCCCGTGGCTGCCCCTTGCTTTGCGCGGCAGTGCCCCTTGCGAAGGGACGTCGCCGTGTCCAGCCGTCTTTTAACCGCAGAGGAAGTGAACGGAAAACGGGTCAGGATGAGCCGGCGAGGCGGCCGGAGGAGAAGGCCCACTGGAGGTTGAAGCCTCCGGAGGGAGCGTCGAGGTCGAGGATTTCGCCGGCGAAGGCGAGGCCGGGGAGCCGTCGGCTGGCCAGGGTCTGCGGGTCCACCTCTTTCAAGGCCACGCCGCCGCGCGTCACCATCGCGCGGTCCCAGCCTTCGGTGGCCGTGACCGTGAGGGGCAGCGCGGTGAGGAGGTCGGCGAGGGCGCGGCGAGCCGGCCGGGAAACCTGAGGCGGTCGCGTGGCGGGGTCGAGGCCGGCGAGTCGGCAGAGGAGGTCGGCGAGGGCGCGCGGGAAGTGGGCGGCGAGGAGTGTGCGGAGGGTCTTTCGTCCCTCGGAGAGGGGCCAGGAGTCGAGGCGTGCGAGCCATTCGGCGCGCGTGGTGCGCGGGGCGAGGTTGAGGCGCAGGGGCACCTCGGCGCGGTCGCTGAGGAGGACGGCGACGTCGCCCGACAGGTCCAGGACGGCCGGGCCGGAAAGGCCGGTGTGGGTGAAGAGGATGTCGCCGGTGATGCCGGCGCGCGGGCGTCCGGGGATGTCGA
It encodes:
- a CDS encoding LysM peptidoglycan-binding domain-containing protein, with protein sequence MTKAILLLSLVAVGVVVLCLAGRRDGLRSDRQTRPRVETSDGGSRVLQDPLAAYERWRNRLAQENRNPANGHPESVGQGATGRPPAHDLESSAQDEGTVIALQTQHPVVGADPPGPTLKPEGVEGTVVNARWLPQDEDAGRVHVIQPGDTLYEIARERYGDTSYARLIEAANPGVNVLALKIGDRLVLPEKPKPQEAKVAPTPSQTKVYVVQKNDTLIGIARRFYGDAAMYRKIYEANRDVLPSLNATLYVGQTLRLPEPH
- a CDS encoding ABC transporter permease, whose amino-acid sequence is MITAAISLVATLTLGTRFANASNAKAVLISFVSTGFISLGMMMLLISGVFDLSVGSVYAIGMIMVAFFIKTLNLPWPLAIAASLATCAVCGAMNGFLVTKMRINPLIATLGTMGILRGLAIIVGGVGVSGLPLSFKMLGQSDFLGLRLPIWFFVVTAIAFVLMFRYLKFFRKFYFVGGNKEAARLCGIDVDRVWFSGFVIMSLLAGLAGILHCARLGSSTGQAGMGMEMQVIAGVVIGGASIKGGKGTILGGVVGALFMALVFNIMVIGGVSAYWQRIVEGAILILAVYTDVVMGEGYFRKIFRRKTPSAPPG
- a CDS encoding NIPSNAP family protein, with product MMIRCEVFRFSALALLAWLAAAPAIASAEVYELRTYTTQEGRLDALNARFRDHTVRLFQKHGMESVGYWVPTDEPKSKNTLIYVLKHKSREAAKASWQAFLADPEWKRVAEESEKDGRILAKAPESVFLNATDYSPAYSPDEKSGNKSADAVFELRIYRTNEGKLKNLDARFRDHTISLFNRHGIRSVAYWHPADEPDSKDTLIYLLRHESREAAKASWQAFVGDPEWKQVAQESEKEGRILRERPEAIYLKATDYSAMQ
- a CDS encoding substrate-binding domain-containing protein gives rise to the protein MNRCLSVSVFLLASGLLLCTGCDTEKTAETAGAAADHSDELYIMATMYSAHPVLKPDLYYFKRKGEALGVKTLMVGPPDNNLELYIEALEQAIAQKPAGLAINGLDPAIVDLIDRAMDQGIPVVLWDADLPTSKRITYIGTNWPQLGVRLADAMAPLVNRKGKVGRLGNISQPHITAAMEMFKTHMAKIAPDVEVLDVADDKGMIDAAEASANALIQKHPDIVGIAGFDGSSGGGICPAVKSVGKAGVIKVVINDLTPTHIEFLKDGSAQYVSGQKRNIFGPLALQVLFDINHQGYAFTSSIANDAALGIYQAPDKIDTGFIDVTPESVVEFEKAQQELLKRAPG
- the secD gene encoding protein translocase subunit SecD, which produces MNRGVYVVSLIFIAVVVGVPLITVGLDPQGSLYDLFRLGIDLEGGTSLIYELRPPSPDASPPSAAEAKHVILGRIDPQGTRGYIVRPIGKRRLEIVLPGRRTELKVMSVEALTEADLKAGAAQTPEEVKPFAGGSRLVIRLKPPLYLDDVRNRIQEESRQGTPGEATAWRVLGAKASGDQYEEIAVWLPLTPSDKEGIARWEDLIQRALRTQRDVSRVKRLVKQAGFLEFRIVADRVKDRDKANFDRLVRLKQDGHPPDNPRYRWYPMKKGYERYRDGALDAWNFVYVVDKETKTVEVLVDVGDGQDVTGQDLSRARGDTQDGYPIVHFWMEPKAEARFARLTQPENKGRQLAIILDDVIQSAPVLKAQLSKGGIIEGYANNVRERDDVVTILNSGQLAASLGDPIAERTVGPELGRDNIERGMKAMAIGLALVVAFMAGYYLFAGLVADIALLLNLLLIICIMHWMHQSWTLPGIAGLVLTMGMAVDANVLIYERLREEKGREGSLAFALKRAYSRAFRTILDSNLTTLIPAFILLLPQLATEEVKGFAIVIIVGILTSMFAALIVARMILEGALALGLAKKMTMLQLFRAPNINWMRLARVAIVVSGVLVLAGAIAFYNRGADKYDIEFTGGTQVELALRVPKGQSEVGIEEVRRRVTAALGPGATVQELQYEQSAIRHEEGAEASPRLNRFLISVATSAGAAANEASVKASLSDAFAELRPESRTGEAEARASEITEDLIRARLLETKATAAGVTPGPESPQTAGVRFIPPAYRQYFGKIRLAVTLAPPRTLQEVRRRIDVFLRDRYPNLTNTLYRVDGVRAAERTGEYDSCEVWIAEDFKGSRGNMPAPAFWTDVVRSSLGAEEAFASTTSFEPTMAAEAWNKAVIAIVFSLLAIILYMWFRFAKAGYGVAAVVALVHDVFITLGAVACTAAVAAWWTGNPLLITDMRINLPMVGAFLTLIGYSVNDTVVVFDRIRENRGKFGELSVDVVNRSINQTLSRTIWTSATTIVTVAVLYVLGGTASTVHGFSFVLTLGIVIGTYSSVAIASPLLVLRGYLFRVYVWAFPVLGFLVLGYYAVVWQSFGTWVGWVLAGVQIAWIVLATWALWAFAYERPWGLKEKAPGLATALAVVGLLMVPAMVVFCLLMLFAPERTGWAGPAAVRALTTLPASYALYRLVWGTARQQPRKK
- a CDS encoding sugar ABC transporter ATP-binding protein, which translates into the protein MKDAIPALLTVRGISKTFPGVKALDRVDFDLKPGEVHALVGENGAGKSTLMLILAGACERDEGVVCVEGVEQELESRRAAEKAGIRIVFQESSLLPNVTVCENLFSGEPPLGTLGQVSWKRMDQEGAALLKALHIDVDLHVRAGSLSTTTQKRIEIARALAKDFKILILDEPTAAITVEETEQLFGVIAKLREQGKSIIYISHRIKEIKEISDRVTILKDGALVGTYEVGDVTERDICERMVGRELIDFHYRSQAKEKVVLEVNGLSGTHFRDISFALREGEFLALAGLTGAGRTELALSLFGALPIDGGTVAIDGRTRRIRSPWEAMKAGIGYVTEDRKKLGLFLEMGIAENMESNNIDSLTPGPLSSRRRIERMALRNVENFNIRCSGIDQKVQTLSGGNQQKVCLSRWISYRPRILIVDEPTKGVDVGAKEEIYTLLNRLTREGISIIMISSDMLETLSLGDRILVMHEGSMMRIVDRDGIGEEDIVAWASGLDRDGAAS